In one window of Tenacibaculum mesophilum DNA:
- a CDS encoding KpsF/GutQ family sugar-phosphate isomerase, translating to MKDANAILSTAKETILLESNAIANLANLLNSSFTDAVNFIFNSKGRVIVTGIGKSANIATKMVATFNSTGTPAVFMHAADAIHGDLGNVQDNDVVICISKSGNTPEIKVLVPLIKNYNNKIIAITGNPDSFLGKNADFLLNSFVEKEACPNNLAPTTSTTAQLVLGDALAVCLLELRGFSSSDFAKYHPGGALGKRLYLRVSDLIKNNELPKVKSIDKVTQVIVEISEKRLGVTAVVDTNNKITGIITDGDIRRMLSKTTKIDELTAADIMSTSPKTIDADAMAVEALDTLENNNITQILVTDINNNYVGVVHLHDLIKEGIF from the coding sequence TTGAAAGACGCAAACGCTATTCTCTCAACCGCAAAAGAAACTATCCTTTTAGAAAGTAATGCTATTGCTAATTTAGCAAATTTATTAAATAGCTCGTTTACGGACGCTGTTAATTTTATATTTAATTCAAAAGGTCGTGTTATTGTAACTGGTATTGGAAAAAGTGCCAATATTGCAACTAAAATGGTCGCTACTTTTAACTCAACAGGTACACCTGCTGTTTTTATGCACGCTGCTGATGCTATACATGGTGATTTAGGTAACGTACAGGATAACGATGTAGTTATTTGTATTTCTAAAAGTGGAAATACTCCTGAGATAAAAGTCTTAGTACCTTTAATTAAAAACTATAACAACAAAATTATCGCTATAACAGGGAATCCTGACTCTTTCTTAGGAAAAAATGCTGACTTCCTTTTAAATTCTTTTGTTGAAAAAGAAGCTTGTCCTAATAACTTAGCTCCAACAACTAGCACAACAGCTCAGTTAGTTTTAGGAGATGCTTTAGCTGTATGCTTATTAGAATTAAGAGGTTTTTCAAGTAGTGATTTTGCAAAATATCATCCTGGAGGTGCTTTAGGCAAGCGGTTATACTTAAGAGTTTCTGACCTTATTAAAAATAACGAATTACCTAAGGTGAAAAGTATCGACAAAGTTACCCAAGTAATTGTAGAAATTTCTGAAAAACGTCTAGGTGTGACTGCTGTTGTTGATACTAATAATAAAATTACAGGAATCATTACTGATGGAGATATTCGTAGAATGTTAAGTAAAACGACAAAGATAGATGAACTTACCGCTGCTGATATTATGAGTACATCACCAAAAACAATTGATGCAGATGCTATGGCTGTTGAAGCTCTAGACACGTTAGAAAACAATAATATCACTCAAATTTTAGTTACTGACATTAATAACAATTATGTAGGTGTAGTTCACTTACACGATTTAATTAAAGAAGGAATATTTTAA
- a CDS encoding RecQ family ATP-dependent DNA helicase, with amino-acid sequence MNKEQTDLYGSLKKIFGFNQFKGLQEDVVNSVLENKNTFVIMPTGGGKSLCYQLPALMKEGTAIVVSPLIALMKNQVDAIRGISENHGIAHVLNSSLNKSEIAQVKSDIESGITKLLYVAPESLIKEEYAEFLRRQKISFVAIDEAHCISEWGHDFRPEYRNLRNIIKQIDNVPIIGLTATATEKVQEDILKTLGMSDANVFKASFNRSNLFYEVRPKTKDVEKDIIRFIKQRLGKSGIIYCLSRKKVEEIAQILQVNGINAVPYHAGLDAKTRVKHQDMFLMEDCDVVVATIAFGMGIDKPDVRFVIHHDIPKSLESYYQETGRAGRDGGEGYCLTFYSYKDIEKLEKFMANKPVAEQEVGHALLQEVVGYAETSMNRRKYLLHYFGEEFDEVNGEGADMDDNMRNPKKKHEAKDEVVTLLSVIRDTSEMYKPKEIVNTIIGKENALLKSHKTNDQPFFGIGKAKDNHYWMALIRQVLVADLIKKEIEQYGVLKLTKEGKEFIKNPSSFMMTENHVYKTADDGTIITNEKSAGGVDDKLVVMLKDLRKKVGKRLGVPPFAVFQDPSLDDMALKYPVTLDELAKVHGVGEGKAKKYGKDFVALISKYVEDNDIMRPDDLIVKSTGVNSGLKLYIIQNTDRKLPLEDIAKSKGLEMSELIKEMEAIVFSGTKLNIDYAVDDLLDEDQQEEIHDYFMEAETDKIQEALDEFDGDYDDDELRLMRIKFTSEIAN; translated from the coding sequence ATGAATAAAGAGCAGACGGATTTATATGGATCATTAAAAAAAATCTTCGGATTTAACCAGTTTAAAGGGCTACAAGAAGATGTGGTTAACAGTGTGTTAGAGAATAAAAACACATTTGTTATTATGCCAACTGGGGGTGGTAAGTCGCTATGTTATCAATTACCTGCCTTAATGAAGGAAGGTACAGCAATTGTGGTATCGCCATTAATTGCTTTAATGAAAAACCAAGTAGATGCCATTAGGGGTATTTCTGAAAATCATGGAATAGCCCATGTGTTAAATTCTTCGTTGAACAAATCGGAGATTGCACAAGTAAAATCAGATATTGAATCGGGAATTACCAAGTTATTGTACGTAGCTCCTGAATCTTTAATTAAAGAAGAGTACGCTGAGTTTTTAAGAAGACAAAAAATATCATTTGTAGCTATTGATGAAGCGCACTGTATATCTGAATGGGGACATGACTTTAGACCTGAGTATAGAAACCTGAGAAATATTATTAAACAGATTGATAATGTACCAATTATTGGTTTAACTGCAACTGCAACAGAGAAAGTACAAGAAGACATTCTTAAAACTCTTGGAATGTCAGATGCAAATGTGTTTAAAGCATCTTTCAACAGATCAAATTTATTCTACGAAGTTAGACCTAAGACTAAAGATGTAGAAAAGGACATTATTCGCTTTATAAAACAACGATTAGGAAAATCAGGTATTATTTACTGTTTGAGTCGTAAAAAAGTGGAAGAAATAGCGCAAATTTTACAAGTTAACGGAATTAATGCTGTTCCTTACCATGCAGGTTTAGACGCAAAAACACGTGTAAAGCATCAAGACATGTTCTTAATGGAAGATTGTGATGTTGTAGTAGCTACGATTGCTTTTGGTATGGGAATTGATAAGCCAGATGTTCGTTTTGTAATACACCACGACATTCCTAAAAGTTTAGAGAGTTATTATCAAGAAACTGGTAGAGCAGGACGTGATGGAGGAGAAGGTTATTGTTTAACTTTTTATTCGTACAAGGATATCGAAAAGCTTGAGAAGTTTATGGCGAACAAGCCTGTTGCTGAACAAGAAGTTGGACATGCTCTATTACAAGAAGTTGTAGGGTATGCTGAAACATCAATGAACAGACGTAAGTATTTACTGCATTATTTTGGAGAAGAATTTGATGAAGTAAATGGAGAAGGCGCTGATATGGATGATAATATGCGAAATCCTAAGAAGAAGCACGAAGCTAAAGATGAAGTAGTAACTTTATTATCTGTTATTAGAGATACTAGTGAAATGTATAAACCAAAAGAAATTGTAAACACAATTATTGGTAAAGAAAATGCATTGTTAAAATCTCATAAAACAAACGATCAACCTTTTTTTGGTATTGGTAAAGCTAAAGATAATCATTACTGGATGGCTTTAATTCGTCAAGTTCTAGTTGCAGATTTAATCAAGAAAGAAATAGAACAGTATGGAGTTCTAAAATTAACAAAAGAAGGTAAAGAGTTTATAAAAAATCCATCATCATTTATGATGACAGAAAATCACGTTTATAAAACAGCAGATGATGGTACTATTATAACCAATGAAAAATCAGCAGGAGGAGTAGATGATAAATTGGTAGTAATGCTAAAAGATTTAAGAAAGAAAGTAGGAAAACGTTTAGGAGTTCCTCCTTTTGCGGTTTTTCAAGACCCATCTTTAGATGATATGGCATTAAAATACCCTGTAACATTAGATGAACTTGCAAAGGTTCATGGTGTTGGTGAGGGGAAAGCTAAAAAATATGGTAAAGATTTCGTTGCGCTTATTTCAAAATATGTGGAAGACAACGATATTATGCGTCCTGATGATTTAATAGTTAAAAGTACTGGAGTTAATTCTGGATTAAAGCTATACATCATTCAAAATACTGATAGAAAATTGCCTTTAGAAGATATTGCTAAGTCTAAAGGTTTAGAAATGTCTGAATTAATAAAGGAGATGGAAGCTATTGTGTTTTCGGGAACTAAACTTAATATTGATTATGCAGTAGATGACTTACTTGATGAGGATCAGCAGGAAGAAATTCATGATTATTTTATGGAAGCTGAGACAGATAAAATTCAAGAAGCCTTGGATGAGTTTGATGGAGATTATGATGATGATGAATTACGATTAATGCGTATTAAATTTACCAGTGAAATAGCTAACTAA
- a CDS encoding VOC family protein gives MQASTYLHFNGNCKEAMTFYADVLGGEMTMLMQFKDAPEEVCKNIPEEAMELTMHCTVEAGGFSIMGSDFLNEKEAFTKGNNFAVSINTEDEDEAVAVFNGLSSDGAFVMMPFEEAFWGGKFGMLKDKYGVNWMVSLEEQIA, from the coding sequence ATGCAAGCAAGTACTTACTTACATTTTAACGGAAACTGCAAAGAAGCAATGACTTTTTATGCGGATGTTTTAGGTGGTGAAATGACAATGTTGATGCAATTTAAAGATGCTCCAGAAGAAGTTTGTAAAAACATTCCTGAAGAAGCAATGGAATTAACAATGCATTGTACTGTAGAAGCAGGAGGTTTCTCTATTATGGGGTCTGATTTTTTAAATGAAAAAGAAGCGTTTACAAAAGGAAATAACTTTGCAGTAAGTATAAATACTGAAGACGAAGATGAAGCAGTTGCTGTTTTTAATGGACTTTCTTCTGATGGGGCTTTTGTTATGATGCCTTTTGAAGAAGCTTTTTGGGGAGGTAAGTTTGGAATGTTAAAAGATAAGTATGGTGTAAATTGGATGGTATCTTTAGAAGAACAAATAGCGTAA
- a CDS encoding YdeI/OmpD-associated family protein, which translates to MNPKVTQYILDKNNWTQELNLLRSVFMDLPVEETIKWGAPVYVHKGKNIVGLSAFKNYCGLWFFQGSFLVDKEKVLVNVQEGKTQAMRQWRFNELGEIDTILIKQYVLEAIKNSEEGRELKAKKNTKPIIIPKELQLELDKNDRLKETFNEFTLSKQREFINYISEAKRVATKEKRLEKIIPMILNGIGLYDKYKNC; encoded by the coding sequence ATGAACCCTAAAGTAACACAATATATATTAGATAAAAATAATTGGACGCAAGAGTTAAATCTCTTGCGTTCTGTTTTTATGGATCTTCCTGTTGAAGAAACTATTAAATGGGGAGCACCTGTTTATGTGCATAAAGGAAAAAATATAGTAGGATTATCTGCTTTTAAAAACTATTGTGGATTATGGTTTTTTCAGGGGAGTTTTTTAGTTGATAAAGAAAAAGTATTGGTAAATGTTCAAGAAGGAAAAACACAAGCAATGCGTCAATGGCGATTTAATGAATTGGGTGAGATTGATACCATACTTATTAAACAATATGTATTAGAAGCTATTAAAAACTCTGAAGAAGGAAGAGAATTAAAAGCTAAAAAGAATACTAAACCCATAATTATACCTAAAGAATTACAGTTAGAATTGGATAAAAACGATAGGTTAAAGGAAACTTTTAACGAGTTTACTTTGAGTAAGCAAAGAGAGTTTATCAATTATATTTCTGAAGCAAAAAGAGTAGCGACCAAAGAAAAACGACTTGAAAAAATAATTCCGATGATACTAAACGGTATAGGACTGTATGATAAGTATAAAAATTGTTAG
- a CDS encoding DUF4258 domain-containing protein, whose product MQWLKRVGYYLIGIALGSLVVLFIWKGKDVSFDYGMDARTLKTIRIKKRLFSDNAQQILATSKIDTTTISTILNNGDVDFGKSKPRLKPCAEYFITGKDSLSHIDLYVIRCDSTATIDKITIN is encoded by the coding sequence ATGCAGTGGTTAAAACGTGTTGGTTATTATTTAATAGGGATTGCCTTAGGTAGTTTAGTCGTTCTTTTTATTTGGAAAGGTAAAGATGTTTCTTTCGATTATGGAATGGATGCTCGTACTTTAAAGACTATTAGAATAAAAAAGCGTTTGTTTTCTGATAACGCTCAGCAAATATTAGCTACTTCAAAGATTGATACTACTACCATTTCTACTATTTTAAATAATGGAGATGTAGATTTTGGAAAAAGCAAACCTCGTTTAAAACCTTGTGCAGAGTACTTTATAACTGGAAAAGATAGCTTAAGTCACATTGACTTATATGTTATACGTTGTGACTCAACTGCTACAATTGATAAGATTACAATTAACTAA